The proteins below are encoded in one region of Fibrella aestuarina BUZ 2:
- a CDS encoding class I SAM-dependent methyltransferase, which produces MASPDYFSEHASIYARYRIDYPGELYDFLMANVPGRQTAWDCATGNGQAAVALSNYFEQVEATDLSLQQLQNATHRHNIHYQEATAEQAPFLDETFDLITVGQALHWFDVPAFHEQADRVLKPNGVIAEWGYGLNEVTPAVDALLRYLYTNVLGPYWDPLRRHIETEYRDLPFPFKNVKEARFVARREWLVEWYMNYLRTWSAVQAFRKRNGYDIIDQFDGDFRRAWGTQGTREVRFPIFLRLGMKK; this is translated from the coding sequence ATGGCCTCGCCCGACTATTTCTCCGAACACGCCTCGATCTACGCTCGCTACCGCATCGACTATCCCGGCGAGCTGTATGATTTCTTGATGGCCAACGTACCTGGTCGGCAAACGGCCTGGGACTGTGCTACGGGCAACGGGCAGGCGGCGGTGGCGTTGTCGAACTATTTCGAGCAGGTCGAGGCGACCGATCTGAGCCTACAGCAGTTGCAGAATGCGACGCACCGCCACAACATCCATTACCAGGAAGCGACGGCGGAACAGGCCCCTTTTCTCGACGAAACCTTCGACCTGATCACGGTAGGGCAGGCGCTGCACTGGTTCGACGTACCCGCGTTTCACGAACAGGCCGACCGGGTGCTGAAACCCAATGGTGTGATTGCCGAATGGGGTTACGGTCTGAACGAAGTCACGCCCGCCGTCGACGCGCTGCTACGCTACCTATATACCAACGTGCTGGGCCCGTACTGGGACCCGCTGCGCCGCCACATCGAGACCGAGTACCGCGACTTGCCGTTCCCGTTCAAGAACGTGAAAGAGGCTCGGTTTGTCGCCCGGCGCGAGTGGCTGGTGGAGTGGTACATGAACTACCTACGTACCTGGTCGGCGGTGCAGGCCTTCCGGAAACGCAACGGCTACGACATCATCGATCAGTTCGACGGCGATTTCCGCCGCGCCTGGGGTACACAAGGCACCCGCGAAGTCCGGTTCCCAATTTTTCTGCGGCTGGGCATGAAGAAGTAA
- a CDS encoding type II toxin-antitoxin system HigB family toxin codes for MFNIIARRTLLDYCQSYPQAANALRQWYTELQGQSFANFNELKALYGNASVVADDRVVFNIMGNKYRLVVRMVFDYKTIQIKWFGTHAEYDKVDVKTVQYVKP; via the coding sequence ATGTTCAACATTATAGCTCGCCGTACGCTACTCGACTATTGTCAGTCTTATCCACAAGCGGCCAATGCACTTCGACAATGGTATACCGAGCTACAGGGACAGTCCTTTGCCAACTTCAATGAACTAAAAGCCTTATACGGGAATGCCAGCGTCGTAGCCGACGATCGGGTCGTTTTCAATATCATGGGTAACAAATATCGGCTGGTTGTCCGGATGGTATTCGACTACAAAACCATTCAGATCAAATGGTTTGGCACCCACGCCGAGTATGATAAAGTTGATGTAAAAACGGTGCAGTACGTGAAGCCATGA
- a CDS encoding M14 family zinc carboxypeptidase, with protein MRSINPAAAQTASQDIARRLFETHDTFKDTTFTHRRFKHKDMVPVLQSLGSPLSVSQIGASTEGRSIHQVQAGTGPIPVLLWSQMHGDEATATMALFDIFRFLQASGDEFDAFRQNILAKTTLYFVPMLNPDGAERWQRRTSMDIDMNRDALRLQSPESVLLKGLQQSLKPLVGFNLHDQNPRYSVGNTNRQAVVSFLATAYDQARNVNDVRRRSMQLIVGMNRVLQQFIPGQVARYDDEFEPRAFGDNIQKWGTTLILIESGGQVGDPEKMSIRRLNFVAILTALDAIANESYGQEKTQEYQAIPENGRQLFDLLIRNATVMRNGRPYKMDLGINRYEVSTDSARTFSYRSTIEDLGDLSTFYGLTELDATGLTLMPARLHPDTLDSLSGLRRLDLSKLREDGVVAFRVRSAKKNTFPKAPVHVLWEGKLPGRPPGLGQPATFLLKQGQRTQHIVVNGFLDDSGNGLVD; from the coding sequence ATGCGTTCGATTAACCCCGCTGCGGCCCAAACGGCGTCGCAGGACATCGCCCGTCGGCTGTTCGAGACCCACGACACCTTCAAAGACACCACGTTTACCCACCGCCGGTTCAAGCACAAAGACATGGTGCCGGTGTTGCAGTCGCTCGGTAGCCCGCTGTCGGTCAGCCAAATCGGTGCATCCACAGAGGGGCGGAGCATCCATCAGGTGCAGGCCGGAACGGGCCCAATTCCCGTACTGCTCTGGTCGCAGATGCACGGCGATGAAGCCACGGCAACGATGGCACTGTTCGATATTTTTCGGTTTTTGCAGGCTTCGGGCGACGAATTCGATGCCTTCCGGCAGAATATCCTGGCCAAAACGACGCTCTATTTTGTGCCGATGCTCAACCCCGACGGAGCCGAACGCTGGCAGCGCCGCACCTCGATGGACATCGACATGAACCGCGATGCCCTCCGGCTGCAATCGCCCGAATCGGTGTTGCTGAAAGGGTTACAGCAGAGTTTGAAACCACTGGTGGGTTTTAATCTGCACGACCAGAATCCGCGCTATAGCGTGGGCAACACCAACCGGCAGGCGGTGGTGTCGTTTCTGGCTACGGCCTACGATCAGGCCCGCAATGTCAACGACGTGCGCCGCCGGTCGATGCAATTGATCGTGGGCATGAATCGCGTGTTGCAGCAGTTTATCCCCGGTCAGGTGGCGCGCTACGACGACGAGTTCGAGCCGCGTGCTTTTGGCGATAATATCCAGAAATGGGGCACCACGCTTATTCTGATCGAAAGCGGCGGGCAAGTAGGCGACCCCGAAAAAATGAGCATCCGCCGACTCAATTTCGTGGCGATCCTGACAGCGCTGGATGCTATCGCCAACGAGTCGTACGGGCAGGAAAAAACGCAGGAGTATCAGGCCATTCCCGAAAACGGTCGGCAGTTGTTCGATCTGCTTATCCGCAATGCGACGGTGATGCGCAATGGGCGACCCTACAAGATGGATCTGGGCATCAACCGCTATGAAGTCAGCACGGATTCGGCGCGGACATTTAGCTACCGCAGTACCATCGAAGACCTCGGCGACCTCTCAACCTTCTACGGCCTGACCGAACTCGACGCCACCGGCCTGACGCTCATGCCCGCCCGCCTCCACCCCGACACGCTCGACTCACTCTCAGGCCTGCGCCGCCTCGACCTATCCAAACTGCGCGAAGACGGTGTCGTGGCCTTCCGGGTTCGCTCAGCCAAGAAAAATACCTTTCCGAAAGCCCCCGTGCACGTTCTCTGGGAAGGAAAACTACCCGGCCGGCCACCCGGCTTAGGCCAACCCGCCACGTTCCTGCTCAAACAGGGGCAACGTACCCAGCACATAGTGGTCAATGGCTTCCTCGACGACAGTGGCAACGGACTGGTGGACTGA
- a CDS encoding helix-turn-helix domain-containing protein produces the protein MTLKTLKTEQEYDELMAWIDQQFDNKVRPDSPEGEALQVSLLLVKAYEDEHYPILPPDPIDAIRLKMAEKGIRNQDFVGKLGSKSYVSAVLNRRKPMTLHMARFFHKELGIPAATLLM, from the coding sequence ATGACACTAAAGACACTCAAAACCGAGCAGGAATACGACGAACTGATGGCGTGGATTGATCAGCAGTTCGACAACAAAGTACGTCCCGATAGCCCCGAAGGTGAAGCCCTGCAGGTGTCTTTGCTGCTGGTAAAAGCGTATGAAGACGAACACTACCCCATCTTACCTCCTGACCCAATCGATGCCATACGCCTCAAGATGGCGGAAAAAGGCATTCGGAACCAGGACTTTGTTGGTAAGCTGGGCAGCAAAAGTTACGTATCCGCCGTACTGAATCGTCGCAAACCGATGACACTGCACATGGCCAGGTTCTTTCACAAAGAGTTAGGCATCCCTGCGGCCACCCTGTTAATGTAA
- the crcB gene encoding fluoride efflux transporter CrcB has translation MTSFYTYGLVFVGGGLGSMLRYLLGRQLPASLGGTAFPLSILVVNILASALLGAVMGWVATRPDREPWRLLIGVGVCGGLSTFSSFSQDNLMLLQQNRYGAAFLNIGLNVMGCLLASAAGWGLMASSAR, from the coding sequence ATGACTTCATTTTACACCTACGGGCTGGTCTTTGTGGGCGGCGGGCTGGGAAGCATGCTGCGCTACCTGCTCGGGCGGCAGTTACCGGCTAGCCTGGGCGGAACCGCCTTTCCGTTGTCCATTCTGGTCGTCAACATCCTGGCGTCGGCCCTGCTGGGTGCCGTGATGGGTTGGGTAGCCACCCGCCCCGACCGTGAGCCCTGGCGCCTGCTGATTGGCGTGGGCGTCTGCGGCGGCCTCAGCACGTTTTCCAGTTTTAGTCAGGACAACCTCATGCTGCTGCAACAGAACCGCTATGGCGCGGCCTTCCTGAATATCGGCCTCAACGTGATGGGCTGTTTGCTCGCCTCAGCGGCCGGCTGGGGCCTGATGGCTTCTTCCGCTCGCTAA
- a CDS encoding FG-GAP-like repeat-containing protein yields MTFPLRLVLSLSLIALLQACQFGQKPLFSLLPADETGITFANRIVDNDSMNIIDFEYIYNGGGVALGDFNNDGRTDVFFSGNQVPNRLFLNQTEPGSHDLKFRDITSEAGVGGGGKWCSGVAMVDINNDGLMDLYVGATVSKDSVKRRNLLYVNQGLKNDVPTFRDMAADYGIADDGHTTNAAFFDYDNDGDLDLYVLTNTIEAGSPGAYHDKVKDGSSKTTDRLYRNDFDPKRGHPVFTNVSKPEGILMEGYGLGLNITDLNRDGWRDVYVTNDYLSDDLLWINQHAGGKHTGFRDEAAQYFKHTSSSAMGNDVADVNNDGLMDVVAVDMLPRDNYRKKMLVGPNNYQTYLNNEQYGFHYQFVRNTLQLNQGPRPGTMGLSSDTPQLGITTPSPFQRVEAGAPLFSEVSLLADVAETDWSWSPLLVDFDHDGKRDLLVTNGFPKDVTDRDFVSFRAQSSSVATKRFMLDQIPVVKIPNYAFRNRGSDDASNVPTFEDVTEQWGLKTPSFSNGAAYGDLDNDGDLDYVVNNINDSAFVYRNNLVESKPEAASYLRLKFEGPARNRMGLGAFVTILYETTDGKKPQQQVYEHSPYRGYLSTVEPVGHFGLGNVSVIRELRVVWPAHDGQPARQQTLRNVKPNQVLTLRQQDANEAPTPAGTLPKPLMHDVSDSLGLALFHTEPEYIDYNTQKLLPHKLSQFGPAVSVGDINGDGLDDLFIGGARGQQGRFMVQSKSGAFVDTQSFASPVLQPSQKPEEDMGTLLFDADGDGDLDLYIASGGVEGQANTPTFQDRLYLNDGKGAFALAPSGTLPVNMTSKSCVKAADIDGDGDLDLFVGGRVVPDQYPKPTSSLVLRNDSRPGQPKFTDVTAKIAPTLTDIGLICDAIWTDPDNDGDPDLLLAGEWMPLTLLQNDKGQLKPVDAKLGKAKGWWSSLTPGDFDNDGDIDYVAGNLGLNARMRASDRYPVRIYAGDFDNNGFYDAIPTIYIPDEKGEPREFTFHGRDDLIKQMIVLRGRFQKYQDFTQASIDKLLKPEERQQAMVLEANEFRSMYIENKGNGADGSPQFELHPLPMQAQLAPLFGMIAEDVDQDGNLDILAVGNDYSGEVLVGRYDALNGLYLRGDGKGGFVPRSLAESGFCVPGNAKGLVSLPDARGNRLLVATQNRGPMCAFRSGTSGQLLRAKPNQVAAVLTLADGKKQRIELPFGSSFLSQSSRTLWVPAGTKSVEWIDAKGKPAGQAVVARR; encoded by the coding sequence ATGACCTTTCCTCTTCGCCTCGTTCTTTCGCTTAGTCTGATTGCATTGTTGCAGGCTTGCCAGTTTGGGCAGAAACCGCTGTTTTCGCTCCTGCCCGCCGACGAAACCGGCATCACCTTCGCCAACCGCATTGTCGATAACGATTCGATGAACATCATCGACTTCGAATACATCTACAATGGCGGCGGCGTGGCCCTGGGCGACTTCAACAACGATGGCCGAACCGACGTATTTTTTAGCGGGAATCAGGTGCCCAACCGGCTCTTTCTGAACCAGACCGAACCCGGCTCGCACGACCTGAAGTTCCGCGACATCACCAGCGAAGCGGGCGTCGGGGGCGGCGGCAAATGGTGTTCGGGTGTAGCGATGGTCGACATCAACAACGACGGGCTGATGGACCTGTACGTTGGGGCGACCGTCAGCAAGGATTCGGTGAAACGCCGGAACCTGCTCTACGTGAATCAGGGCCTGAAGAATGACGTGCCTACCTTCCGGGATATGGCCGCCGACTACGGCATCGCCGACGACGGCCACACAACCAACGCCGCCTTTTTCGATTACGACAACGACGGCGACCTGGACCTCTATGTGCTCACCAATACGATCGAGGCGGGCAGCCCCGGCGCTTACCATGATAAGGTCAAAGACGGTTCATCGAAAACCACCGACCGCCTGTATCGCAATGATTTCGACCCCAAACGGGGCCACCCGGTATTTACCAACGTGTCGAAGCCGGAGGGCATTCTGATGGAAGGCTACGGGCTGGGGCTGAACATCACCGACCTCAACCGCGACGGCTGGCGCGACGTCTACGTGACCAACGATTACCTCTCCGATGACCTGTTATGGATCAATCAGCATGCGGGGGGCAAACACACGGGTTTCCGCGACGAAGCGGCGCAGTACTTCAAACACACGAGCAGCTCGGCGATGGGCAACGACGTGGCCGACGTCAACAACGACGGGCTGATGGACGTTGTGGCGGTGGATATGCTACCGCGCGACAATTACCGCAAGAAGATGCTGGTGGGCCCCAACAACTACCAGACGTACCTGAACAACGAGCAGTATGGGTTTCATTATCAGTTCGTTCGGAATACGCTTCAGCTGAATCAGGGGCCGCGCCCCGGCACGATGGGCCTGAGCAGCGATACGCCACAACTGGGCATTACCACACCCAGCCCCTTCCAGCGTGTGGAGGCGGGCGCGCCGCTCTTCAGCGAAGTGAGTTTGCTGGCCGACGTAGCCGAAACGGATTGGAGTTGGTCGCCGCTGCTGGTCGATTTCGACCATGATGGCAAACGCGATCTGCTGGTAACCAACGGCTTTCCGAAAGACGTGACCGACCGCGATTTCGTGTCGTTTCGGGCGCAGAGTTCGTCGGTCGCTACCAAGCGGTTTATGCTCGATCAGATTCCGGTGGTGAAAATTCCGAACTACGCCTTCCGCAACCGGGGCAGCGACGACGCCAGCAACGTACCCACGTTTGAAGACGTCACCGAGCAATGGGGCCTGAAAACGCCTTCATTCTCGAACGGGGCGGCCTATGGCGACCTCGACAATGACGGCGACCTCGATTACGTGGTCAATAACATCAACGACTCGGCGTTTGTGTACCGCAATAACCTGGTCGAGAGCAAACCCGAAGCAGCCAGTTACCTACGGCTAAAGTTTGAAGGGCCCGCCCGGAACCGGATGGGATTGGGTGCGTTCGTCACGATTTTGTACGAAACCACCGACGGCAAAAAGCCGCAGCAACAGGTATACGAGCACAGCCCTTACCGCGGTTACCTCTCGACAGTGGAGCCGGTGGGGCATTTCGGGCTGGGCAACGTGTCGGTGATCCGCGAACTGCGCGTGGTCTGGCCCGCGCACGATGGCCAACCCGCCCGGCAACAGACGCTCCGCAACGTGAAACCCAATCAGGTGCTGACGCTCCGGCAGCAGGACGCCAACGAAGCCCCTACACCGGCAGGTACGTTGCCAAAACCACTGATGCATGACGTATCCGACTCGCTTGGGCTGGCGCTGTTCCATACCGAACCCGAATACATCGATTACAACACGCAAAAACTGCTGCCGCATAAGCTCTCGCAGTTTGGCCCGGCCGTGAGCGTGGGCGACATCAACGGCGATGGGCTCGATGATCTGTTCATTGGTGGGGCGCGTGGGCAGCAGGGGCGCTTTATGGTGCAAAGCAAATCGGGCGCGTTCGTGGATACCCAATCTTTTGCGTCGCCCGTGCTACAGCCATCGCAGAAGCCCGAAGAAGACATGGGTACGTTACTGTTCGATGCCGACGGTGATGGCGACCTCGATCTGTACATTGCCAGTGGCGGCGTGGAAGGGCAGGCCAACACGCCGACGTTCCAGGACCGACTTTATCTGAACGACGGGAAAGGTGCCTTTGCGCTGGCTCCGTCAGGTACGTTGCCGGTCAACATGACCAGCAAATCGTGCGTGAAAGCGGCCGATATCGATGGGGATGGTGACCTCGATCTGTTTGTGGGTGGTCGGGTAGTACCCGATCAGTACCCCAAGCCCACGTCGAGTCTGGTGTTGCGCAACGACAGCCGCCCCGGTCAGCCGAAGTTCACCGACGTAACGGCTAAAATCGCGCCCACGCTGACGGACATCGGCCTTATCTGCGATGCCATCTGGACCGACCCCGACAACGACGGAGACCCCGATCTGTTGCTGGCCGGTGAGTGGATGCCCTTGACGCTGTTACAGAACGACAAAGGGCAACTAAAACCCGTCGACGCCAAACTGGGCAAAGCCAAAGGCTGGTGGAGCTCCCTGACGCCGGGCGATTTTGACAACGACGGCGACATCGACTACGTGGCCGGCAATCTGGGCCTGAACGCCCGGATGCGCGCCAGCGACCGCTACCCGGTTCGCATCTACGCCGGTGATTTCGACAACAACGGCTTTTACGACGCTATTCCGACAATATACATTCCCGACGAAAAAGGGGAACCCCGTGAGTTTACCTTTCATGGTCGCGACGACCTGATTAAGCAGATGATTGTGCTGCGGGGGCGTTTCCAGAAATACCAGGATTTCACCCAGGCTAGTATCGACAAACTGCTCAAGCCCGAAGAACGACAGCAGGCGATGGTACTCGAAGCCAACGAGTTCCGGTCGATGTACATCGAAAACAAAGGGAACGGTGCGGATGGGTCGCCGCAGTTTGAGCTGCATCCGCTACCGATGCAGGCTCAACTGGCGCCTTTATTTGGGATGATCGCCGAGGATGTTGACCAGGACGGCAACCTCGATATACTAGCCGTTGGCAACGACTATAGCGGCGAGGTGTTGGTGGGGCGCTACGATGCGCTTAACGGCCTGTACCTGCGCGGCGATGGCAAAGGCGGTTTTGTGCCCCGATCATTGGCCGAAAGTGGTTTCTGCGTGCCGGGCAACGCCAAAGGCCTCGTGTCCCTGCCCGATGCCCGTGGCAACCGGCTGCTGGTGGCTACGCAAAACCGCGGACCAATGTGCGCTTTCCGGTCAGGTACGTCGGGGCAGTTGCTGCGCGCGAAACCCAATCAGGTGGCGGCGGTGCTGACGTTGGCCGACGGCAAAAAACAACGTATTGAACTGCCTTTCGGAAGCTCGTTCCTGTCGCAAAGCAGCCGGACGCTGTGGGTGCCCGCCGGAACCAAATCGGTCGAGTGGATCGATGCGAAAGGAAAACCGGCAGGGCAGGCGGTGGTGGCGCGCCGCTGA
- a CDS encoding S9 family peptidase has translation MTINTRISGAVLLLFVTITGLAQTAKTRYADLQQAIRSGSQLTGSTGPRSINWIDGGTRFSYLDRAGTIKTLNPATQQEETVFDAAQLKFPGTDKAFAYESFQWSKDSKNLFFQTNFRPVYRRSGISDYYVYSLADKVLKLVAKDAQTAELSPDGKRVGYERGGNLFVFDFATQKETQLTGDAKPAFYNGRFGWAYEEEFGLAQAWQWSPDSKFIAFWQSDERAVPIYRLTDYRGFRETYDSLPYPRVGDRNPSVRIGAVEISNGKIAFMQVEGQQGYIPRIYWTSQEGQLAVVHLNRKQNELTLYMADTRTGAAKPIMNETSKTWVDVFDFFAGVDHLFYFPENVKEYYWVSERDGWAHLYRYDYTGKLLNQVTSGTFEVSTIQHIDPKAGKVYYTSTEASPMERQLYVIDVTGKNKRRLTTAAGRHAINMSRNGQFFIDRYSNVQTPTQVELRDVSGKLIKTLEDNARVRDFVSKNVYAPKELASFTTQDGQKIDISILKPADFDPAKKYPMVLDIYGGPGAQSVYNEWHGQAWQQYLAQQGYVVVSTNNRGSGGYGSTFEKMVYEKLGQYESLDFAETARYMASLPYIDGNRMAIRGHSYGGYMSSYTMLTHPGVFKVALVGAPVTDWRLYDSIYTERYMGLLPDNDAAYAKSAVSPYAKNLAGKMFIAHSTMDENVHVRNTFQLMNALEDAGKDADLRIYPPGAHGVAYSPTTYVLLYQQYVDYLTKNLN, from the coding sequence ATGACCATCAACACACGCATTAGCGGAGCGGTACTGCTCCTCTTTGTTACGATTACGGGGTTGGCCCAAACTGCCAAAACCCGCTACGCCGATCTGCAACAGGCGATCCGCTCGGGTAGCCAGCTCACCGGCTCCACCGGGCCACGCTCGATTAACTGGATCGACGGCGGCACGCGCTTCTCGTATCTCGACCGGGCGGGCACGATCAAAACGCTGAATCCGGCCACGCAGCAGGAAGAAACCGTGTTCGACGCGGCGCAACTGAAGTTTCCCGGCACCGACAAAGCCTTTGCCTATGAGTCGTTCCAGTGGTCGAAAGACTCGAAGAACCTGTTTTTTCAGACCAATTTCCGGCCCGTCTACCGCCGGTCGGGTATTTCCGACTATTACGTGTACAGCCTCGCCGACAAAGTGCTGAAGCTGGTCGCGAAAGATGCCCAAACGGCGGAGCTTTCGCCCGACGGCAAGCGCGTAGGCTACGAACGGGGCGGCAACCTGTTTGTCTTTGATTTCGCCACCCAGAAAGAAACGCAACTGACGGGTGATGCCAAACCGGCGTTTTACAACGGCCGGTTTGGCTGGGCCTACGAAGAAGAATTTGGGCTGGCGCAGGCCTGGCAGTGGTCGCCGGATAGCAAGTTTATCGCCTTCTGGCAGTCCGACGAGCGCGCCGTGCCCATTTACCGCCTGACCGATTACCGGGGCTTCCGCGAAACGTACGACTCGCTGCCGTACCCCCGCGTGGGCGACCGCAATCCCAGCGTTCGAATTGGGGCGGTCGAGATCAGTAACGGCAAAATCGCCTTTATGCAGGTAGAAGGCCAGCAAGGCTACATCCCGCGCATCTATTGGACGTCGCAGGAAGGGCAACTGGCGGTGGTACACCTGAACCGCAAGCAGAATGAGTTGACGCTCTACATGGCCGACACACGCACCGGCGCGGCCAAGCCGATCATGAATGAGACGTCGAAGACCTGGGTCGATGTGTTCGATTTCTTCGCGGGTGTCGATCACCTGTTTTACTTCCCCGAAAACGTGAAGGAATACTACTGGGTGTCGGAGCGCGATGGCTGGGCACACCTGTACCGCTACGATTACACCGGCAAACTGCTGAACCAAGTCACGTCAGGTACGTTCGAGGTGTCGACGATTCAGCACATTGACCCGAAAGCGGGCAAGGTCTATTACACGAGCACCGAAGCCTCGCCGATGGAGCGGCAACTCTATGTGATCGACGTGACAGGTAAAAATAAGCGGCGACTCACCACGGCGGCTGGCCGGCATGCGATCAACATGTCGCGCAATGGGCAGTTCTTCATCGACCGCTACTCCAACGTGCAGACGCCCACGCAGGTCGAGCTGCGCGACGTGTCGGGCAAGCTCATCAAGACGCTGGAAGACAACGCCCGGGTACGTGATTTCGTAAGCAAAAACGTGTACGCGCCCAAAGAGCTGGCTTCCTTTACGACGCAGGATGGACAGAAAATCGACATTTCGATTCTGAAGCCGGCTGATTTCGACCCCGCTAAAAAGTACCCGATGGTACTCGACATCTACGGTGGTCCCGGTGCGCAGTCGGTCTACAACGAGTGGCACGGGCAGGCCTGGCAGCAATACCTGGCGCAGCAGGGGTACGTGGTCGTGAGCACCAACAACCGGGGCAGCGGCGGCTACGGCAGCACCTTCGAGAAGATGGTGTATGAGAAGCTGGGCCAATACGAAAGCCTCGATTTTGCCGAAACGGCCCGCTACATGGCGTCACTTCCCTACATCGACGGCAACCGGATGGCCATTCGCGGTCACAGCTACGGCGGCTACATGAGCAGCTACACCATGCTGACGCACCCCGGCGTGTTCAAGGTAGCCCTCGTGGGTGCTCCCGTCACCGACTGGCGCTTGTACGACAGCATCTATACTGAACGCTACATGGGCCTGTTACCCGACAACGATGCGGCGTATGCCAAAAGCGCGGTGTCGCCCTACGCCAAGAACCTGGCGGGTAAGATGTTCATTGCCCACTCAACCATGGACGAGAACGTACACGTACGCAACACCTTCCAGTTGATGAACGCCCTCGAAGACGCGGGCAAAGACGCCGATCTGCGCATTTATCCGCCCGGCGCCCACGGCGTCGCCTACAGCCCCACGACCTACGTGCTGCTCTATCAGCAATACGTCGATTACCTGACCAAGAATCTGAATTAG
- a CDS encoding lipocalin-like domain-containing protein, with product MRSSFLPIRSLLLSTLVIAAITIGCKGSDPAAAADLSGNYKVTAYTASANNQTIDYIQLFAGLGSKCFQDLIISLKADGNATSNSPASCNSGGAPVDDFNGAKWSVNGSTLTFKEAGQPDNNWTFTQSGSKLMLNQTATVNGVSATYKMELTKQ from the coding sequence ATGCGTTCTTCTTTTTTACCAATCCGTTCACTGCTTCTCAGTACACTTGTTATCGCGGCTATTACCATCGGCTGTAAAGGCTCAGACCCGGCTGCTGCTGCCGACCTATCGGGCAACTACAAAGTCACTGCCTACACGGCTTCGGCCAACAACCAGACTATCGACTACATACAGCTCTTTGCGGGCCTGGGTAGTAAATGTTTTCAGGATCTGATCATTTCCTTAAAAGCTGACGGGAATGCGACGAGTAACAGTCCTGCTTCCTGTAACTCAGGGGGAGCACCGGTTGACGACTTTAATGGTGCAAAATGGTCGGTGAATGGCTCAACGCTAACATTCAAAGAAGCAGGCCAGCCTGATAACAATTGGACCTTTACCCAATCAGGCTCCAAGCTGATGCTGAATCAGACAGCTACTGTGAATGGTGTATCAGCTACCTACAAAATGGAATTGACCAAGCAATAA